The stretch of DNA CCATATTGCCCGATAGCACTGCAAATTGATCCGGCGCGCTATCGGCAATTTCCATCGCTTCCATATCGGCCAGATGCTCGAACCGCACGACGGTGGCGCGACGATGACGTTCATGCGCCAGATTGCGGATGATGGTGAGGACGAAGCTGCGGGGATTGACGATCTCGCGATGATGCGACGCATTGATCGCGCGGGCATAGGCCTCCTGCACCAGATCCTCGGCCTCGGCCGTGGGGACCAGCCGAGCCGCCTGCCGCCGGAAAGCGACCCGGTGCGGCAATATCTCATCAATGAACCAGCGGTCTACATCCCTCAACCAGGTCACGGCGGCTTCCCCCTTCAGATGAGCGGGGCGGTTAGTCAGTCGGCATGACAATATCGGGACAATATCCACATTCGTCGGGGGTCGCTGTCGCATTACTGTCAAACGCCGCCGATAGGGCCGCCCGATGCAAGCCTCTCCCTGGCATCGCCGCGCCGTGCTGGGCGCCATGGTCGCGCTTGGCGCCACGCCGCTCCGGGTGCTCGCCGCACCCTTCACTGCGCAGGCCGACCCCTTTGCGCTCGGCGTCGCCAGCGGCGATCCATCCCGCGACGGCTTCGTTTTGTGGACGCGCCTCGTCGGCCCCGACGCCCACCCTCTTCGGGCCGGATCGATCCCGGTCCGTTACGAGGTCGCCGAGGATGAAGGATTTCGCAACATCGTCCGGACCGGCGCATTGAACGCGCATCCCGAGGCGGCGCACAGCATCCATCTCGAACTGACCGGACTACGACCGGGGCGCCCCTATCATTATCGCTTCCATGCGCTTGGCGCGACCAGCCCGGTCGGGCGTACCGCAACCGTGCCGGACCGCACCAACCGGTTGCGGCTGGCGCTCACATCCTGCCAGCATTGGGAATTGGGATGGTTCGGCGCCTATCGCGACATGCTGGCGGGCGATCCCGACCTGATCGTGCAGGTCGGCGACTATATTTACGAAACATCCTATCCCGACCAGCCCAAGGTCCGCGATTTCGGCGCGCCCGAACCACGCGATCTGGATGGGTACCGCGCCCGCTACGCCCTCTATCGCACCGATCCGGATTTGCAGGAAGCGCACCGGCGCGTGCCCTGGCTCGTCACATGGGACGATCATGAGGTGCTGAACGATTATGCCGCGCTCGCCAATCGAGAGGGGCTACCTCCCGAAATTTTCGCGGCGCGGCGAGCGGCGGCCTATCAGGCCTATTTCGAACATATGCCGATCCGCCCCAGCCTGTGGCGCTCCATGGCCAGCCCGCGCCTCTATCGTGGGGTGGACTGGGGCGAACTGGCATCGCTTTCCATGCTCGACACGCGCCAATTCCGGTCCAACCCGCCATGCGCGGCGCCGTCGGTAGCCCGCAACGTCCGGCTCGATCATTGCGCCGAACGGTTGGCGCCCGATCGGACCATGCTGGGACAGGCGCAGGAGGCATGGCTGGCTCAGCGCCTTTCCCAAGAGCGGCGCCCTTGGACTTTATTGGCGCAGGGCGTGTTTTTTGCGCCGCTGGCGCTCGATGGCGGGGGTGACGCTGTCTATAGCGACCAGTGGGACGGCTATGTCGCAGGCCGCTCACGGCTGCTGGATCAGCTCGCCCGCCCCAATGTCCGCAATCCCCTAATTCTAAGCGGCGACGTCCACAGTTTTTGGCTGAATGATCTGCATCGGGCGGATGGCACCCCGCCAGTGGCGACCGAAATCGTCACCTCCGCCCTTGCTGCCCAATCGCCGCCAGCCGGCCGCTTCGGCGAGGTTCGCGCAAATAACCCCCACATCCGCTTTCATGACCTGAACCATAGCGGCTACGTCCGCATCGAGATCGAACCGACGCGACTA from Sphingobium sp. WTD-1 encodes:
- a CDS encoding RNA polymerase sigma factor, with the translated sequence MAPSTARRCQGEACIGRPYRRRLTVMRQRPPTNVDIVPILSCRLTNRPAHLKGEAAVTWLRDVDRWFIDEILPHRVAFRRQAARLVPTAEAEDLVQEAYARAINASHHREIVNPRSFVLTIIRNLAHERHRRATVVRFEHLADMEAMEIADSAPDQFAVLSGNMELARLIALMEQLPPQARAVVKMRRIEGLLPGDIAVRMGLSVSTVEKHLAKGLAILAYAMQEAPPQEERAPFSRLWQRHRHQRK
- a CDS encoding alkaline phosphatase D family protein; protein product: MQASPWHRRAVLGAMVALGATPLRVLAAPFTAQADPFALGVASGDPSRDGFVLWTRLVGPDAHPLRAGSIPVRYEVAEDEGFRNIVRTGALNAHPEAAHSIHLELTGLRPGRPYHYRFHALGATSPVGRTATVPDRTNRLRLALTSCQHWELGWFGAYRDMLAGDPDLIVQVGDYIYETSYPDQPKVRDFGAPEPRDLDGYRARYALYRTDPDLQEAHRRVPWLVTWDDHEVLNDYAALANREGLPPEIFAARRAAAYQAYFEHMPIRPSLWRSMASPRLYRGVDWGELASLSMLDTRQFRSNPPCAAPSVARNVRLDHCAERLAPDRTMLGQAQEAWLAQRLSQERRPWTLLAQGVFFAPLALDGGGDAVYSDQWDGYVAGRSRLLDQLARPNVRNPLILSGDVHSFWLNDLHRADGTPPVATEIVTSALAAQSPPAGRFGEVRANNPHIRFHDLNHSGYVRIEIEPTRLVAQFRALNLKSARAKPKILQQVEQDIR